Proteins co-encoded in one Haloarcula pelagica genomic window:
- a CDS encoding CTP-dependent riboflavin kinase: MAESTGQTVGQDALATLKVLALDGALEGPTKVSCAALAERLDASNQTASRRLQGLEDAGLVERTIASDGQDVRITDAGARRLQSEYADYRQIFENDASVDLTGRVTSGMGEGRHYITLPGYMEQFIDRLGYEPFAGTLNVELVEDSVRKRARLSGVEPVTIEGWEDDERTYGPAYCYPASIESGDGEYEPAHIIAPERTHHGEEQLEVIAPEKLRDVLGLADGDEVIAHVSE, translated from the coding sequence ATGGCTGAATCTACGGGACAGACCGTCGGGCAGGACGCTCTGGCGACGCTGAAGGTGCTGGCGCTGGACGGGGCACTGGAGGGGCCGACGAAGGTCTCCTGTGCGGCGCTGGCCGAGCGCCTGGACGCCTCGAACCAGACGGCGTCCCGTCGGTTACAGGGACTGGAGGACGCCGGGCTCGTCGAGCGAACTATCGCCAGCGACGGCCAGGACGTTCGGATCACCGACGCCGGCGCCCGCCGGCTCCAGTCCGAGTACGCCGACTACCGTCAGATATTCGAGAACGATGCCAGCGTCGACCTCACCGGGAGGGTCACCTCCGGGATGGGCGAGGGGCGCCACTACATCACCTTGCCGGGCTACATGGAGCAGTTCATCGATCGCCTGGGGTACGAACCGTTCGCGGGGACACTCAACGTCGAACTCGTCGAGGACAGCGTCCGCAAGCGGGCCCGACTGAGCGGCGTCGAACCCGTCACGATCGAGGGCTGGGAGGACGACGAGCGGACCTACGGGCCGGCCTACTGCTATCCGGCGTCCATCGAGAGCGGCGACGGCGAGTACGAACCCGCCCACATCATCGCGCCCGAACGGACCCACCACGGCGAGGAGCAACTGGAGGTCATCGCCCCGGAGAAACTGCGTGACGTGCTCGGGCTGGCAGACGGCGACGAGGTGATCGCGCATGTCTCGGAGTGA